The region GCAGACCGCCAAGCTGTGGGATCCGAAGGCCCTACCAGCGCGGCAACCGGAACCGCAACCCGAACTAGTGTGAGTTGTGGACCATTTCATTTGGGGAGTGTGCGGTAGCGGATGAGTTGGCCGCGAGAGTTGGTTCCATGTGCAGCCGGACGTGGCAACGCACACAATCGCGGCCAAGACCTCCCTGCCACCGTGAGACGGACGACGGCCTCCGCCCTGCGGGTGGACCGGTGCCGGGGGAACCACCCGGGAAGAGTTCCCCACCGCCGCGGGGTCATCGAGTGTGCGCACGACCGGGGCGATGCAGCCGTCCACCCGCGTGCCTCGCTGCTGAGCGGGTCGCAGTCGGTCCCGCCCTTGGCGCCGCCTATGGGGAGGTAACGGTTCGAGGGGTCGTAGTGCAGTGCCTCCTTCACGTTCATCGCCACCGCGAAGCTGATCGCGCTCGCGCTCAAGGACCAGTTCGACGTGGCCGCAACGTACAGCCTTGACGAGCTGAGCAACGCCCTGGAGCATGCGGCACGGCCCGGCAAGATCGGCACCGTCCTCGTCCGCCCCTGGTAGCCACCGCCCGTGCAGGAGTCCTGGTGACGGTCGGCAAGCCGTCGGCAGGAGCTGGGCGTTGATGCCCCGACGCCGGCCGCCTTATGGGACCGTAGCGACGATCAGTCACCGGTCGAGGACCTGGCATCCGGCGCATGTTCGTCCGTCGAAACGCGGGGAAGGAGCGCCAAGGCCTGCTCTGCGGCCCCGTTGACGACCTCGGGAGTGGCTCCCGCCTTGCCCAGGGCCTCAAGCCCCCGGAGCACGGCAAGCAGGAGGCCGGCCAGGCTGCCCGCATCCGCGTCAGCGTCCAGAGAGCCTTCCGCTTGGGCCCGCGCGATGCAGCCCCGCAGCGCGTCATGCAGTCCGCGGACAACCTCGGCGATTCGCTCGGCAACGCCCTCATCAACGGCCGACAGTTCCGCTGCGATCTTGGCCATCATGCAGCCGCGCCGTTCCACGTCCCCGGTGATGCCTTCCGCGACATCACGTACATGCCGCTCCAGCATGGGCAGGGCCGGTCCGGGGCCGCCCAGAGCTGAGCGCCAGGCCTCCAGCGCGTCACTGTTGTAGCTGTCGAGAGCCCGCAGGAACAACGCGTGCTTGTCCCCGAACGCTCCATACAGACTTCCCCGGCCCAAGCCTGTCACAGCGCTCAGGTCGTCGATGGAGGTGCCGTTGTAGCCCACGGACCAGAACTGCTCGCGGGCAGCCCGCACAACCTCTTCTTCGTCAAACTGTCGAGGCCGAGCCATGGGGCAACTGTACGCCGCGCACAACAGCCGAGACCGTTGTCGGCGGCCTGCTCGAGTTCGACGCAGTCGGCACCTTCCTGAAGAAAGGGTGTGGTGGGCCGCGGGTCGGCGGGAGCACTCGCGCCACTGCTCCCCTGGCGAAGACGTCGGCCCTCGAACGGCCGGTTGGATCGGGTCACGACGTTGTTGACGTGGTGTCGGTCAGCGGCTTCGAGGGGTAGGCGCGGAGCACGAGTGACGTGGTGGCGGGCCCGTAGCGGGCAAGTGCGTCGACGACTTCTTCGAGTCGTCCTGCTTGCGGGCAATGGACGTCGAAGATGAGGCAGTCCTCCCCGGTGACTCTCAAGATGGACACGACCTCGGGAATCCGGGAAGCCAAGTCCAGGGCGCGAGGCAGCTGGGCATGTGTAGTGCGCAAGCGAATGATCGCGTGAATGTTCAGACCGAGTGCCGCTGGGTCAACATCGGCCCGGTAGCCGGTGATGACGCCGTTCTTCTCCAGCCGCTGGATGCGCGCACTGGCCGCGGGCTGCGACAGTCCGACGCGGCGTCCTACCTCCGCTCCGGTCAACCGGCCTTCGGTCTGGAGCAGGGCGAGGATGTCCCGGTCGATCCGGTCAAGTGATTCCATCGTTGTCCGCACCATCTTCTTTGAGATCGCTTGCGTGGCTGTCGCTGTTCTGTTGCTTCCAACAGAATCAGCGCCACACGCCCCCAGGATCGCGAGGGGCGACGAGTGAAACGGTGGCAAGCAGTGGTTGCGTACGTCATCATCCCCGGCATCGACGGCTCCGACGGGCAGCACTGGCAGACCTTGTGGGAGCAGCAATGGGGAACCTCAGCGGTGAGGATCTCCCCTGCCTCGTGGTCCGCCCCCGACCTGGATGACTGGGTCAACGCTGTCCAGACGGCGTACGACGATGCTTGCCGCCGGGACGGCCTCGTTGTGCTGGTAGCCCACAGCCTGGGCTGTTGGGCGGCGTCCACCTGGCTGCACAAGCACCCGTCGAGCCCGGTACGCGGCGCGTTCCTGGTCGCGCCACCCGACCCACAGGGGCCGGCGTTCCCACGGCAGACGGCCCCGACGTTCATCGAACTGTCCGCACAACCACTGCCGTGCCCGGCCCTGGTGGTGGGCAGCACCAACGACCCGTACTGCACCCCCGAGGCAGCCGTGGACT is a window of Streptomyces sp. NBC_00271 DNA encoding:
- a CDS encoding Lrp/AsnC family transcriptional regulator, with product MESLDRIDRDILALLQTEGRLTGAEVGRRVGLSQPAASARIQRLEKNGVITGYRADVDPAALGLNIHAIIRLRTTHAQLPRALDLASRIPEVVSILRVTGEDCLIFDVHCPQAGRLEEVVDALARYGPATTSLVLRAYPSKPLTDTTSTTS
- a CDS encoding TetR/AcrR family transcriptional regulator, with the translated sequence MARPRQFDEEEVVRAAREQFWSVGYNGTSIDDLSAVTGLGRGSLYGAFGDKHALFLRALDSYNSDALEAWRSALGGPGPALPMLERHVRDVAEGITGDVERRGCMMAKIAAELSAVDEGVAERIAEVVRGLHDALRGCIARAQAEGSLDADADAGSLAGLLLAVLRGLEALGKAGATPEVVNGAAEQALALLPRVSTDEHAPDARSSTGD
- a CDS encoding RBBP9/YdeN family alpha/beta hydrolase, encoding MVAYVIIPGIDGSDGQHWQTLWEQQWGTSAVRISPASWSAPDLDDWVNAVQTAYDDACRRDGLVVLVAHSLGCWAASTWLHKHPSSPVRGAFLVAPPDPQGPAFPRQTAPTFIELSAQPLPCPALVVGSTNDPYCTPEAAVDFADRWAARWYPAGACGHINSAGGLGPWPQGRELLDSLTRR